Proteins found in one Thermoanaerobacter uzonensis DSM 18761 genomic segment:
- a CDS encoding peptidase domain-containing ABC transporter, which translates to MNIFKRYVCIKQHDIKDCGAACLATISKQYGLKIPISKIREVAGTDKQGTSAYGLIKAAEKLGFTAKGVRANKPEDIFNEFPLPAIAHVIIDGRLLHYVVIHKITKKELVIADPANGIVRYTPEEFFKIWTGVLILMVPTFQFKKGDETQGLFSRFFALLKPQKRLIVHIFFVSLIFTVLGIISSFYFKFLMDSILPNGLVKTLNMFSIGIIVLYVFKVLLNAFRTQLLLYLSQNIDIPLMLGYYNHVIELPMNFFDTREVGEIISRFNDAARIREAISGATLTIMIDTLMVIVGGAILYSQNHMLFGITLIPVVLYAIIVWVFNNPLKNINRTMMENNAKLTSYLVESLNGIETVKAFNAEKKVNFETEKRFIKFVKSAFKNGWINNLQSSLKSVVKSVFGLVLLWVGANEVIHGRLSIGELLTFNALLAYFLEPIENLINLQPQVQTALVAASRLGEILDLEIEKSKNEDKKINPASLRGDIDFINVTFRYGTRQKVLEDITLHISSGKKIALVGESGSGKTTLVKLLMSFYQPEKGEILINGYNIKDINLEVLREKIAYIAQSAFFFNGTIRENLTLGADNIELEEIIEACKKAQIHDFINSLPLRYETMIEENGANLSGGQKQRLAIARAILKKPDILIMDEATSNLDSTTEKTIHNMIYEFSKDITAIIIAHRLSTIMRSDTIYVMDKGKIVESGSHEELMRLGGKYYELWKDQIPISNYELGDEEAAASNLIGA; encoded by the coding sequence ATGAACATATTTAAGCGCTATGTATGCATTAAACAACATGACATAAAAGATTGTGGTGCTGCTTGTCTTGCGACGATATCGAAACAGTATGGATTAAAAATACCAATATCGAAAATAAGAGAAGTTGCAGGAACAGATAAACAGGGAACAAGTGCATACGGTTTAATAAAAGCAGCAGAAAAACTTGGTTTTACAGCTAAAGGAGTTAGAGCAAACAAACCCGAAGATATTTTTAATGAATTTCCGCTTCCTGCAATAGCCCATGTGATTATTGACGGGAGATTACTTCATTATGTGGTAATACATAAGATAACAAAAAAAGAATTAGTTATTGCTGATCCTGCAAATGGAATCGTAAGATATACTCCCGAAGAATTTTTTAAAATATGGACGGGCGTACTCATTCTTATGGTGCCAACGTTTCAATTTAAAAAGGGGGATGAGACACAAGGACTATTTTCAAGATTCTTTGCATTATTAAAACCTCAAAAAAGACTGATAGTACACATATTTTTTGTATCCCTAATATTTACTGTCTTAGGAATTATAAGTTCATTTTATTTTAAATTTTTAATGGATTCTATACTTCCAAATGGATTAGTGAAAACTCTCAATATGTTCTCAATAGGAATCATTGTATTATATGTTTTTAAAGTTTTATTAAACGCCTTTAGAACGCAGTTACTTCTATATTTAAGCCAAAATATTGATATACCATTGATGCTTGGATACTACAATCATGTCATTGAACTGCCTATGAATTTCTTTGATACGCGGGAAGTAGGAGAAATAATATCTCGTTTTAATGATGCGGCAAGAATAAGGGAGGCTATATCAGGAGCGACGCTTACTATAATGATAGATACATTAATGGTTATAGTAGGTGGTGCTATATTATATAGTCAAAATCATATGTTATTCGGTATAACTCTTATTCCTGTTGTTTTATATGCTATTATTGTCTGGGTGTTTAACAATCCTTTAAAAAACATAAATAGAACAATGATGGAAAATAACGCAAAACTAACGTCTTATCTTGTAGAATCATTAAACGGAATTGAAACTGTAAAAGCATTCAATGCAGAGAAAAAGGTAAATTTTGAAACAGAAAAAAGATTCATAAAATTTGTCAAAAGTGCTTTTAAAAATGGGTGGATAAATAATTTACAATCTTCATTAAAAAGTGTAGTAAAAAGTGTATTTGGACTTGTTTTGCTATGGGTTGGAGCCAATGAAGTAATACATGGCAGGTTGTCCATAGGTGAACTTTTAACCTTTAATGCTTTACTTGCTTACTTTTTAGAGCCTATAGAAAATCTTATAAATCTTCAGCCCCAAGTACAGACAGCCTTAGTTGCAGCAAGCCGATTAGGTGAAATACTAGATTTAGAAATAGAAAAGAGCAAAAATGAAGATAAAAAGATCAATCCTGCATCATTAAGAGGAGATATAGACTTTATAAATGTAACTTTTAGGTATGGAACAAGGCAGAAGGTTTTAGAGGATATAACTTTACACATCTCTTCAGGGAAAAAAATAGCACTTGTTGGTGAAAGCGGTTCGGGTAAAACGACTCTGGTAAAACTCCTAATGAGTTTTTATCAACCGGAGAAAGGTGAAATACTTATAAATGGATATAACATAAAAGATATAAATTTAGAAGTTTTAAGAGAAAAAATTGCATACATAGCACAGAGTGCTTTTTTCTTTAATGGCACTATCAGAGAAAATCTTACTCTTGGAGCAGATAATATAGAATTAGAAGAAATAATAGAGGCTTGTAAAAAAGCCCAGATTCATGATTTTATTAACAGTCTACCTTTACGATATGAAACTATGATAGAAGAAAATGGTGCAAATTTATCTGGTGGGCAAAAACAAAGACTTGCAATAGCAAGAGCAATCTTGAAAAAGCCTGATATATTAATAATGGATGAAGCTACTAGTAATTTGGATAGTACTACCGAAAAAACAATACATAATATGATATATGAATTTAGTAAAGATATTACTGCTATAATAATTGCTCATAGATTAAGTACTATCATGAGAAGTGATACCATATATGTTATGGATAAAGGAAAGATTGTAGAGAGTGGTAGTCATGAAGAATTAATGAGATTAGGTGGAAAGTATTATGAATTATGGAAGGATCAAATTCCAATATCTAATTACGAACTTGGAGATGAAGAAGCAGCAGCCTCTAATTTGATAGGAGCGTGA
- a CDS encoding CPBP family glutamic-type intramembrane protease has product MKINKIFYNYINNVSDFGYILTMVVFSFLIDNVIAIYTNISNINFNGPKFDMSPILMLILVGIISPVFETYLYQVVLIYLLKKINYLNNHKILLIIVASIIFGISHCYSYIYIFSTFLAGLILNYSYVFYKNKTLTPFKIVLSIHSIHNIINALLLIIFN; this is encoded by the coding sequence ATGAAGATTAATAAAATATTTTATAATTACATAAATAATGTTTCTGACTTTGGTTATATCTTAACAATGGTGGTATTTTCCTTTCTAATAGATAATGTAATAGCAATATATACGAACATTTCAAATATAAATTTTAATGGTCCTAAATTTGACATGTCACCAATATTAATGCTGATTTTAGTTGGAATTATTAGTCCAGTATTTGAAACGTACTTGTATCAGGTTGTTTTGATTTATTTATTAAAAAAAATAAATTATTTAAATAATCATAAAATATTACTTATAATTGTAGCTTCAATAATTTTTGGTATATCGCATTGTTATAGTTATATTTATATTTTTTCAACATTTTTGGCAGGATTGATTTTGAATTATTCATATGTATTCTATAAAAATAAAACTTTGACACCATTTAAAATTGTTTTATCTATTCATAGTATTCATAATATAATAAATGCATTATTATTGATAATTTTTAATTAA
- a CDS encoding M48 family metalloprotease — protein sequence MIIYILLICAAILLNIITSIWINKRILDMYYNKKMLREYVLYKFNFLHQYLQGVIVIISLFISAFAIAKIMGYIDVHKNRILSLILVWALIALLVILDQIISHNTYKKIRDVQLTYWDEVDSTIRQLLTIFIPASIVIIGRAIIIGEYKENELLQYFVWVGFVILAGMFYPYIVKLLLKAKPLKDHELNRELSKFLAEYSIHKVKIYEWPAMKGREANAFVTGLRGKYIFISDYLIKNLNVDEIKAVLAHEIGHWKKWHLLIRIILILFIYPLMVLLGSIMDYIEKYIHISIPFGILVAFSGLILYMYLILAIIRNQEQSADEYVIRSGIDVTIYISALLKIAELNNTVKRISKLGEKLQSHPPIDKRIEYLKRVSKEIIDKKLRN from the coding sequence ATGATTATATATATATTACTAATATGTGCTGCAATTTTATTAAATATAATAACTTCTATATGGATAAACAAAAGAATATTAGATATGTATTATAACAAAAAAATGTTACGAGAATATGTGCTTTATAAATTTAATTTTTTACACCAATATTTACAGGGAGTAATTGTAATAATATCTTTGTTTATATCGGCATTTGCTATCGCAAAGATAATGGGATATATAGATGTTCATAAAAACAGAATATTATCACTAATATTGGTATGGGCATTAATTGCTTTGCTGGTAATATTAGATCAAATTATTTCACATAATACATATAAAAAGATAAGGGATGTTCAGTTGACTTATTGGGATGAAGTTGATAGTACAATAAGACAATTATTAACGATTTTTATTCCGGCCTCTATAGTTATTATTGGTAGAGCTATTATTATAGGAGAATATAAAGAAAATGAATTGTTGCAGTATTTTGTATGGGTGGGTTTTGTTATATTGGCGGGTATGTTTTATCCATACATTGTTAAACTTCTGTTAAAAGCAAAACCTTTAAAAGATCATGAATTAAATAGAGAGCTAAGTAAATTTTTGGCTGAATATAGTATACACAAAGTAAAAATTTATGAATGGCCGGCTATGAAAGGTAGAGAAGCAAATGCATTTGTTACTGGTTTAAGAGGGAAGTATATTTTCATTTCAGATTATTTAATTAAGAATTTGAATGTTGATGAGATTAAAGCTGTCCTTGCTCATGAAATTGGACATTGGAAGAAATGGCATCTTTTAATAAGAATAATATTAATTTTATTTATATATCCACTTATGGTTTTATTAGGGAGTATTATGGATTATATAGAAAAGTATATTCATATTTCAATCCCTTTTGGAATTTTGGTAGCATTTTCTGGATTGATTTTATATATGTATTTAATTCTTGCAATTATTCGTAATCAAGAGCAATCTGCAGACGAATATGTAATTAGGAGCGGAATAGATGTAACAATTTATATTTCAGCACTATTAAAAATCGCTGAATTAAATAATACTGTAAAACGAATTAGCAAATTAGGAGAAAAGCTACAATCACATCCACCTATTGATAAACGTATAGAGTATCTCAAAAGAGTATCAAAAGAGATTATAGATAAAAAGCTTAGAAATTAG
- a CDS encoding Blp family class II bacteriocin, with protein sequence MTDESLMMINGGAWFWKEFGKSIGTGAVSGAIAGAAGGSVTLPVVGTVSGVVGGGILGALGGAASYALFGWW encoded by the coding sequence TTGACAGATGAAAGTTTGATGATGATTAATGGTGGAGCTTGGTTTTGGAAGGAATTTGGGAAATCTATTGGTACAGGCGCAGTTTCAGGTGCAATAGCGGGTGCTGCTGGAGGGAGCGTGACTCTTCCAGTTGTTGGAACTGTATCTGGCGTTGTAGGTGGAGGAATTCTTGGTGCACTTGGCGGAGCTGCATCATATGCACTTTTTGGCTGGTGGTAA